One Hermetia illucens chromosome 4, iHerIll2.2.curated.20191125, whole genome shotgun sequence DNA segment encodes these proteins:
- the LOC119656104 gene encoding uncharacterized protein LOC119656104, whose translation MVNMGVKILLVAFALIGAFVPVAFSLVATPESPEAAVTIESSAGTFVAKYPGAKSLNSVDCAGEYALKCADCRNIAVCAGEKAPLAIKSCSNFNPAKPYCVNGACSSTVAPDTGVCAAEFRCSSEGYFPHPNDCSKYYFCDKVNGNAYEYSCGENRVYLSRQKSCTNRTNETECETINCQDSPNSFVHYGPHLAYYAFCSSEAGRKETVVYKCPDEDTSEFDMETLSCVYRCPAEGRHFNPSSCASFYECYRSGLEYQAIRWSCPMGFHYNTLLQRCEPGPCQAA comes from the exons ATGGTGAACATGGGAGTGAAAATTCTATTGGTGGCATTCGCCCTCATCGGCGCG TTCGTCCCGGTTGCTTTCAGCTTAGTCGCTACTCCAGAGTCTCCAGAAGCTGCAGTCACTATCGAGTCATCGGCGGGAACATTTGTTGCCAAGTATCCTGGAGCTAAGTCACTGAATTCCGTCGATTGTGCGGGAGAATATGCTTTGAAGTGCGCTGATTGTAGGAATATTGCA GTTTGCGCAGGCGAAAAAGCTCCCCTTGCCATCAAATCGTGCTCTAACTTTAATCCTGCAAAACCATATTGCGTCAACGGAGCCTGTTCGAGCACAGTTGCTCCTGACACAGGAGTGTGTGCTGCCGAGTTCCGTTGTAGCAGCGAAGGTTACTTCCCACACCCCAACGATTGCTCCAAGTACTATTTCTGCGATAAAGTCAACGGAAATGCCTACGAATATAGTTGCGGAGAGAATCGTGTCTATTTGTCACGACAGAAGAGCTGCACTAACCGAACCAACGAAACAGAATGTGAAACTATTAACTGCCAAGATTCCCCTAATAGCTTTGTTCACTATGGACCACATTTAGCATATTACGCTTTTTGTTCCTCGGAAGCCGGTCGGAAGGAGACAGTGGTTTACAAATGTCCTGATGAAGATACATCTGAATTTGATATGGAGACACTATCTTGCGTTTACCGGTGCCCTGCAGAAGGACGACACTTCAACCCTAGTAGTTGCGCGAGTTTCTATGAATGCTACCGATCTGGTCTAGAATATCAGGCTATCAGATGGTCATGTCCCATGGGATTCCACTATAATACATTGCTGCAGCGTTGCGAACCTGGACCCTGTCAGGCAGCGtaa